The Trichoplusia ni isolate ovarian cell line Hi5 unplaced genomic scaffold, tn1 tig00003740, whole genome shotgun sequence region AGGAGGACGAGGAGGATTCGGAGGAGGACTCCGTGAGGACCTCTTCCGAGTCGGAGGCCATCTCCGCGTCCAAGACCGGCGCGAGATGGGTGAACAGAGGGTGGTCGGCCAAGGCGGCGCGACTGATAGAGGGGCGGGGGTGGGGGTGGGACGCACCGGGCTGCGCGACTTGGAGCGTGCGCTAGGGACGGGGGAAGCTTTGCGCTCAGAGGGAGCGCGGCGGGGCGGGGGGGAGGCGCAAGAGTTGCGCGTGGGCTTGGCCTTAGGGGCGGGCGGGGCGGGCTGCGCGGGGAGCGCAGTGGACGCAGAAGGCGCGGGGAGCGCGGAGGGCGCGAGGGGCGCAGAAGGCGCGGGGAGCGCGGAGGGCTGCGAGTCCGCCGCCGGGAACAGCCCGGGGAACCGTGCGCCGTACTTACGTACCAGCGCAGGGTCATCCCGTGCTAGTGCGACGAAGGACTGGAGCACCTCGACGCTCGGCTGGGACGAGATAGGCGCAGACATCCTAACAACCTACCTGGCGGATTCGAGTACGCGCACGTTCCGGGAGAAGAATCCGCAAGAAACTCCCGGCAATCGTGTCCTAGCGGGGTCGACTAGGAGGCCCCCCAAGGCTGACTGATCCGGACCCGTCCAACTGACTGCCCTGTCCTGAAGGGACGGGGCGGGTGCGTGGGTCGACACCCACTCGGCTTCGTTAACACCGTAAGGTATCCACCGAGTACCACTGAGTcgtaaataacaacaacaacagcgGATTTGCAATGACGTATCTAACTGAGATTGCGACAAGAC contains the following coding sequences:
- the LOC113508071 gene encoding uncharacterized protein LOC113508071 encodes the protein MGEQRVVGQGGATDRGAGVGVGRTGLRDLERALGTGEALRSEGARRGGGEAQELRVGLALGAGGAGCAGSAVDAEGAGSAEGARGAEGAGSAEGCESAAGNSPGNRAPYLRTSAGSSRASATKDWSTSTLGWDEIGADILTTYLADSSTRTFREKNPQETPGNRVLAGSTRRPPKAD